The following proteins come from a genomic window of Polaribacter dokdonensis:
- a CDS encoding type I restriction-modification system subunit M yields the protein MAKKNNTVSFEQQLFKAADKLRKNIDAAEYKYVVLGLVFIKYISESFDELYQKLEADEWSDPEDRDEYLAENVFFVPQTARWSHIHNNAKLPTIGQIIDEAMDAIESENKELKNVLPKVYGKANLDKASLGQLIDLISNTELQAENEKSKDLFGRVYEYFLGEFANAEGKKGGQFYTPKAIVKLMVEMIEPYKGRVYDPACGSGGMFVMSEKFVTEHQGKISDITVYGQESNQTTWKLSKMNLAIRNINSEFVVWNTEGSFLKDAHPDLKADYILANPPFNQKDWGINILQEDARWKFGAPPNGNANYGWMMHMLYHLAPTGVMATVLANGSLSSNTSGEGKIRENLVEQDLVECIVALPKQLFYNTGIPACIWYLRREKANHSKEILFIDASEMGYMKDRVHRDLAEEDIDLITETYHNWRKGESYEDVKGYCKSATIEEVQKHKHVLTPGRYVGIPDEEDDGIPFEDKMADLSATLKEQMDKEAELNQEIKEQLANIGVNI from the coding sequence ATGGCAAAAAAAAACAACACAGTCAGTTTTGAACAACAATTGTTTAAAGCTGCAGATAAGTTGCGTAAAAATATTGACGCAGCAGAATATAAATATGTAGTTCTTGGTTTAGTCTTTATCAAATATATATCTGAAAGTTTTGATGAGCTCTATCAAAAATTAGAAGCAGACGAATGGTCAGATCCAGAAGATAGAGATGAGTATTTAGCAGAAAATGTATTCTTTGTACCACAAACTGCAAGGTGGTCTCACATCCATAACAATGCTAAGTTGCCAACTATTGGTCAGATTATAGATGAAGCTATGGATGCTATAGAAAGTGAAAATAAAGAGCTTAAAAATGTACTGCCTAAAGTATATGGAAAAGCTAATTTAGACAAAGCTTCTTTAGGGCAATTGATTGATTTAATTTCCAATACAGAATTACAGGCTGAAAATGAAAAATCTAAAGATTTATTTGGTAGAGTATATGAGTATTTTCTAGGAGAATTTGCAAATGCAGAAGGTAAAAAAGGAGGGCAATTCTACACTCCAAAAGCTATTGTAAAGCTTATGGTAGAAATGATAGAACCTTATAAAGGTAGAGTGTATGACCCTGCTTGTGGTTCTGGAGGTATGTTTGTAATGAGTGAAAAATTTGTTACAGAACATCAAGGAAAAATTTCTGATATTACTGTTTATGGACAAGAAAGTAACCAAACTACTTGGAAGCTTTCTAAAATGAACCTTGCCATTAGAAACATTAACTCTGAGTTTGTGGTCTGGAACACAGAAGGCTCTTTTTTAAAAGATGCGCACCCAGATTTAAAAGCAGATTACATATTAGCTAACCCACCTTTTAACCAAAAAGACTGGGGAATTAACATATTGCAAGAAGATGCACGTTGGAAATTTGGAGCACCACCAAATGGTAATGCCAACTATGGTTGGATGATGCATATGCTGTATCATTTAGCACCAACAGGAGTAATGGCAACAGTATTAGCTAATGGTTCTTTAAGTTCTAATACTTCTGGTGAAGGCAAAATAAGAGAAAACTTAGTAGAGCAAGATTTGGTAGAGTGTATAGTAGCTTTACCTAAGCAACTATTTTATAACACAGGCATACCTGCTTGTATTTGGTACCTACGAAGAGAAAAAGCTAACCATAGCAAAGAAATTTTATTTATAGATGCCTCAGAAATGGGCTATATGAAAGATAGAGTTCACAGAGATTTAGCAGAAGAAGATATAGATCTTATTACTGAAACCTACCATAATTGGCGTAAAGGTGAAAGTTACGAAGATGTAAAAGGCTACTGTAAATCTGCAACAATAGAAGAAGTACAAAAACACAAACACGTGCTAACTCCTGGTAGATATGTGGGCATACCAGATGAAGAAGATGATGGTATCCCTTTTGAAGATAAAATGGCAGATTTGTCTGCTACTTTAAAAGAGCAAATGGATAAAGAAGCTGAGTTGAACCAAGAAATTAAAGAACAACTTGCTAATATTGGGGTAAATATATAA
- a CDS encoding NUMOD1 domain-containing DNA-binding protein encodes MKKINNKIVYRVQNKQNNKCYIGITEKTLEERKKDHLAKSKKGKSYAFQHAIATHGVNAFKWEQIDTATTSNELANKEKEYILKYNSKEEGYNQSQGGEIKKTVYQYDIKTGLLLNKYPNLTIAGAVINLTKQNLSSVCLNVNNSAGGFYWSYDCYDKFPLPKDKRKKKVVQYTIKENFVKEFNSVSEASKQTGFNKTSIAKVCRGERKSCGGFKWKYAKS; translated from the coding sequence ATGAAAAAGATAAATAACAAGATTGTATATAGGGTTCAGAATAAGCAAAATAATAAATGTTACATAGGGATTACGGAAAAAACTTTAGAAGAAAGAAAAAAGGATCATCTAGCAAAATCTAAGAAAGGTAAAAGCTATGCATTTCAGCATGCAATTGCAACTCATGGAGTAAATGCTTTTAAGTGGGAGCAAATTGATACAGCCACAACTTCTAATGAATTAGCTAATAAAGAAAAAGAATATATTTTAAAGTATAATTCAAAAGAAGAAGGGTACAACCAGTCTCAAGGTGGAGAAATTAAAAAAACTGTGTATCAATATGATATTAAAACAGGTTTGTTGTTAAATAAGTATCCTAATTTAACCATTGCAGGAGCTGTAATAAACTTAACCAAACAAAACTTGTCAAGTGTATGTCTAAATGTAAATAATTCTGCAGGTGGCTTTTATTGGAGCTATGATTGTTATGATAAATTTCCTTTACCAAAAGATAAAAGGAAAAAAAAAGTAGTTCAATATACTATAAAAGAAAACTTTGTAAAAGAATTCAATTCTGTGTCAGAAGCATCAAAGCAAACTGGTTTTAATAAAACAAGCATTGCCAAAGTGTGCAGAGGGGAAAGAAAAAGTTGTGGTGGGTTTAAATGGAAATACGCTAAAAGTTAG
- a CDS encoding DUF3871 family protein, translating to MELIALNNNQFISEDEIVSNKSNFIEANTKCVTLNHIKKECIVPVYSDNNLSISHANFIEATKDVVNSVFSNEQISAPNIRVSHQIKGRVPSAINKTLKELLPHEKTIYYQRCAFIIEIPSLRENVNKNQLSLTIGGVRALNQENLYSKRTLEKFKVFIGYKNKVCTNLCVSTDGLLIDVRVGSIQELKQKIYELIKSFNKDKFLGELERISKFQLEENQFSHLIGKMKMYQFLNKEDKVDKLTLLMNDNQISTTVKNYYNDPNFRRDPNGAINLWQLYNLFTEANKSSYIDSNLERNVNTFEFVTGLANSLQNNTYNWFLTKL from the coding sequence ATGGAATTAATAGCATTAAATAATAATCAATTTATATCGGAAGATGAAATAGTAAGTAATAAGAGTAATTTCATTGAAGCTAACACAAAGTGCGTGACACTAAATCATATAAAAAAAGAGTGCATAGTACCAGTGTATAGTGATAATAATCTATCTATTTCACATGCTAACTTTATAGAAGCAACAAAGGATGTAGTGAATTCAGTATTTAGTAATGAACAAATTTCAGCACCTAATATTAGAGTTTCTCATCAAATCAAAGGAAGGGTTCCATCTGCAATAAATAAAACTTTAAAAGAACTTTTACCGCACGAAAAGACTATTTACTATCAAAGATGTGCATTTATAATTGAAATTCCTTCATTACGAGAGAATGTAAATAAGAATCAACTATCACTGACAATAGGAGGAGTTAGGGCACTGAATCAAGAGAACTTATATAGTAAAAGAACTTTAGAAAAGTTTAAAGTGTTTATTGGGTATAAAAATAAAGTTTGTACTAACCTATGTGTCTCTACTGATGGGCTATTGATAGATGTTAGAGTTGGAAGTATTCAAGAATTAAAGCAGAAGATTTATGAACTTATAAAGTCATTTAATAAAGACAAGTTCTTAGGAGAATTGGAACGAATTAGTAAGTTTCAATTAGAAGAAAATCAGTTTAGTCATCTTATAGGAAAAATGAAGATGTATCAATTTTTAAATAAGGAAGACAAAGTTGACAAGTTGACTTTATTGATGAATGATAATCAGATTTCAACTACAGTTAAGAATTATTACAATGATCCAAATTTCAGAAGAGATCCAAATGGAGCAATTAATTTGTGGCAGTTGTATAACTTATTTACTGAAGCAAATAAAAGTTCTTACATAGACTCTAATTTAGAGAGAAATGTTAACACATTTGAGTTTGTTACAGGATTAGCTAATTCTCTTCAAAACAATACTTACAATTGGTTTCTTACAAAGTTATAA
- a CDS encoding AAA family ATPase, translated as MEIRKSNRKKTKIKLAIQGSAGSGKTYSSLLLAKGLVNGQFSKVAVIDTENNSADLYAHLGDYNVVSLEAPYSPEKYIKAIELCEKSGMEVIIIDSTSHCWDYLLDVHSNMSGNSFANWAKITPRQNAFINKILSSDANIISTMRVKQDYVISQKNGKMIPEKVGLKAIQRNDVDYEFTIVFDIDIAHNCKASKDRTGVFVCKPEFKINEETGTMIKEWCSQESGNSRQENIEVEIEECTSLEALRHVYSKYPELQNKILPSIMLKKSELENLGQSINNT; from the coding sequence ATGGAAATAAGAAAATCAAATAGAAAAAAAACAAAGATTAAACTAGCTATACAAGGCAGTGCAGGTTCAGGGAAAACATATTCAAGTTTATTACTAGCTAAAGGATTAGTTAATGGGCAGTTTTCTAAGGTAGCAGTTATTGATACAGAGAATAACTCTGCAGATTTATATGCACATTTAGGAGATTATAATGTAGTGTCATTGGAAGCTCCTTATTCTCCAGAGAAATATATAAAAGCTATTGAATTATGTGAAAAGTCTGGAATGGAAGTAATTATTATTGATAGTACTTCTCATTGTTGGGACTATTTATTGGATGTACATAGTAATATGTCAGGCAATTCATTTGCTAACTGGGCAAAAATTACTCCAAGACAAAATGCTTTTATCAATAAGATACTAAGTTCAGATGCTAATATTATTTCTACAATGAGGGTAAAACAAGACTATGTAATCAGTCAAAAAAATGGAAAGATGATTCCTGAAAAAGTTGGGCTAAAAGCAATCCAAAGAAATGATGTGGATTATGAATTCACAATAGTATTTGATATTGATATAGCCCACAATTGCAAAGCAAGCAAAGATAGAACTGGAGTGTTTGTTTGTAAGCCAGAATTCAAAATAAACGAAGAAACTGGTACAATGATAAAAGAGTGGTGCAGTCAAGAATCGGGGAATAGCAGACAAGAAAATATAGAAGTTGAAATAGAAGAATGTACAAGCCTTGAAGCTTTGAGACATGTCTATTCCAAGTATCCAGAATTACAAAACAAGATTTTACCTTCTATAATGCTAAAGAAAAGTGAATTAGAGAATCTAGGTCAATCAATTAATAATACTTAA
- a CDS encoding site-specific integrase — protein sequence MSIKKIIILFYLQKNKINKRNECPLKCRITFQKKRKEFSTGLFLNPDYWNSKKQKAFIPNDNNYLNTQLSLIKQKINQAFLFLQVNETVFDVDDIYSKYQGKATRRGKTILEVFKLHNAKIEKLLGNGYSKSTYRKYEESKYHLKTFVNDYYNKQDFLLEKINLKFLDDFNYYLKSKKKHQQITVNRTIQRVKKVVKLAIAEDFISKDPFILYKPKRVTKKLVYLTPDELIILEQYEFKQKRLQQVKDLFIFCCYTGLAYLEMSNLTMNNIKKGFDGNLWIEMYRQKTKKNISVPLLPKAIKILLSYNKTLPKISNQKFNSYLKEIAEIVGIDKKLTHHVARKTFATTVLLSNGISMEVVSEILGHSNITVTQAHYGAIVKKKISDELKDFF from the coding sequence ATGTCAATTAAAAAAATTATAATTTTATTCTATTTACAGAAGAATAAAATCAATAAAAGAAACGAATGCCCTCTTAAATGTAGAATTACATTTCAGAAAAAGAGGAAAGAATTTTCAACAGGATTATTCTTAAATCCAGATTATTGGAATAGCAAAAAGCAGAAAGCTTTTATTCCAAATGATAATAATTATCTCAACACACAATTAAGTCTGATTAAGCAAAAAATTAATCAGGCTTTTTTGTTTTTACAAGTGAATGAAACTGTTTTTGATGTTGACGATATTTATTCTAAGTACCAGGGCAAAGCAACCAGAAGAGGTAAAACAATTTTAGAAGTATTTAAATTACACAATGCTAAGATTGAAAAACTATTAGGAAATGGTTATTCTAAATCCACCTATAGAAAATATGAAGAATCAAAATATCACCTAAAAACCTTTGTAAATGACTACTACAACAAGCAAGATTTCCTATTAGAAAAAATCAATTTGAAATTTTTAGATGATTTTAATTATTACCTAAAATCAAAAAAGAAACATCAACAAATTACTGTAAATAGAACTATTCAAAGAGTTAAGAAAGTAGTGAAATTAGCCATAGCAGAAGATTTTATTTCGAAAGACCCATTTATTTTATATAAGCCTAAACGAGTGACTAAAAAGTTAGTTTATTTAACACCTGACGAGCTTATAATTCTTGAACAATATGAGTTTAAGCAAAAAAGATTACAACAAGTAAAAGACTTATTTATTTTCTGTTGTTATACAGGTTTAGCTTATTTAGAGATGTCAAATTTAACAATGAATAATATAAAAAAAGGTTTTGATGGTAATTTATGGATAGAAATGTATCGTCAAAAAACTAAAAAGAATATTTCAGTCCCATTATTACCTAAAGCAATAAAGATTCTACTGTCTTATAACAAAACTCTTCCTAAAATAAGCAATCAGAAGTTTAATTCCTATCTAAAAGAGATTGCTGAAATTGTTGGTATTGATAAAAAGTTAACTCATCACGTTGCAAGAAAAACCTTTGCTACAACAGTTTTATTAAGTAATGGTATTTCAATGGAAGTAGTTTCGGAAATTTTGGGTCATTCTAATATAACAGTTACTCAAGCACATTATGGGGCTATCGTAAAAAAGAAAATCAGTGATGAGTTGAAAGATTTTTTTTAA
- a CDS encoding polyprenyl synthetase family protein, producing the protein MDIQHYQEEFLSYLDSKEWVQEPKNLYEPVDYILKLGGKRIRPVLTLMAADIFGTEYTKALPAALAVEVFHNFTLVHDDIMDDAPLRRGKATVHEKWDINRAILSGDAMLILAYKYFENYKPEVFQKLAKLFSKTALEVCDGQQLDVDFETRKKVTIDEYLNMICLKTSVLVAAALKMGAIVAESDDKNADLIYDFGLNLGLAFQLQDDYLDTFGDPETFGKQIGGDIMENKKTFLYLKTLEVADKETKKKLKYFYRKKLKDNGFKVVEVTRIYQMNDIPYLMSIEIEKYTQKAFDTLEEMDISEANKTNLRNFGTWLMNRTV; encoded by the coding sequence TTGGACATTCAGCATTATCAAGAAGAATTTTTATCCTATTTAGATTCTAAAGAATGGGTACAAGAGCCTAAAAACTTATATGAACCTGTAGATTATATTCTAAAATTAGGAGGTAAAAGAATAAGGCCAGTATTAACATTAATGGCTGCAGATATTTTTGGTACAGAGTATACTAAGGCTTTACCTGCAGCATTAGCAGTAGAGGTTTTTCATAATTTTACTTTAGTTCATGATGATATAATGGATGATGCACCACTTAGAAGAGGTAAAGCAACAGTTCATGAAAAATGGGATATCAACAGAGCCATTCTATCTGGAGATGCTATGTTAATTCTAGCTTACAAATACTTTGAAAACTACAAGCCAGAAGTTTTTCAGAAATTGGCAAAGTTATTTAGTAAAACAGCTTTAGAAGTTTGTGATGGGCAGCAATTAGATGTTGATTTCGAGACAAGGAAAAAGGTTACTATAGATGAGTATTTAAATATGATTTGTTTAAAAACCTCTGTATTGGTTGCAGCTGCTTTAAAAATGGGTGCTATTGTTGCTGAAAGTGATGATAAAAATGCAGATTTAATTTACGACTTTGGTTTAAATTTAGGTTTAGCATTTCAATTACAGGATGATTATTTAGACACTTTTGGTGATCCAGAAACGTTTGGTAAACAAATTGGAGGAGATATTATGGAGAACAAAAAAACCTTCTTATATCTTAAAACACTAGAAGTTGCAGACAAGGAAACCAAAAAGAAATTAAAATATTTCTATAGAAAGAAATTAAAAGACAATGGTTTTAAAGTAGTAGAGGTAACTAGAATTTATCAAATGAATGATATACCTTACTTAATGTCTATAGAAATCGAAAAATACACTCAAAAAGCTTTTGATACATTAGAAGAAATGGATATTTCTGAAGCTAACAAAACAAACCTAAGAAACTTCGGAACTTGGTTAATGAATAGAACAGTGTAA
- a CDS encoding TetR/AcrR family transcriptional regulator: MKDKILEKSQELFLNLGFKSVTMDEIANSLGISKKTLYKHYSNKTQLVEEVTDYLFDNICCEIDSVYDLNLNPIEELFEIKKVVLQNLKDEKSSPQYQLQKYYPKIYFELKNKQFEVMQGSIKENLNTGINLNLYRAEIDIEFISRLYFHGLIGVRDRDLFPLQQYSMNNLITNYLDYHLRGIATEKGIEELENQLNKQSVIYE; encoded by the coding sequence ATGAAAGATAAAATATTAGAAAAATCGCAAGAACTATTCTTAAACCTTGGCTTTAAGAGTGTTACTATGGATGAAATTGCCAACTCCTTAGGTATTTCTAAAAAAACTTTATACAAACATTATTCAAATAAAACCCAATTAGTAGAAGAAGTTACAGATTATCTATTTGATAATATATGTTGTGAGATTGATAGTGTTTATGATTTGAATTTAAATCCTATTGAAGAACTTTTTGAAATTAAGAAAGTAGTATTGCAGAATTTGAAAGATGAAAAATCTTCTCCTCAATATCAACTTCAGAAATATTATCCAAAAATCTATTTTGAATTAAAAAATAAACAATTTGAGGTAATGCAAGGTTCTATAAAAGAAAACTTAAATACAGGTATAAATTTAAATCTATATAGAGCAGAAATAGATATAGAATTTATTTCTAGGTTATATTTTCATGGTTTAATTGGGGTAAGAGATAGAGACTTATTTCCTCTACAACAATACTCAATGAATAACCTAATTACAAATTATTTAGATTATCACTTAAGAGGTATTGCAACAGAAAAAGGAATAGAAGAATTAGAAAATCAATTAAACAAACAATCCGTTATTTATGAATAA
- a CDS encoding TolC family protein, with translation MNKYFYVICFLVFTLTSRAQESPITLSLNKAIDLALENSYNTRAAANDIASAKEKVWETTTIGLPQINGAIDYQNFLKQPITVADINGDGVDEEFVFGTKQNVNASVTLSQLLFDGTYLVGLQSAKTFLKISEQAKEKTDLVTREAVINAYGNVLISENSILILENNIKILQKNYDDAKKIYENGLNEEEDVEQLLITLGDVKNQLNSVKRLNEIAYQMLNLTLGNSIDTKLVLTDTLDSLTEENITIDLVGETFLFENHIDYRIAENDREAKRLMMRLEQSKNLPSLSAFVNYGTQAFSNEFSFFDNNQRWFQSSLLGVSLKVPIFSSFGRKSKTAQAKIALNTADLRLEETKQRLELQAKKAKSDYQLSIESYQTAKKNLGLAERIEKKQRIKFFEGLSSSFNLLQAQTQLYTQQQNYIQSMLNVITNKAALENALNIPIK, from the coding sequence ATGAATAAATATTTTTATGTAATCTGCTTTTTAGTGTTTACATTAACTAGTAGAGCTCAAGAAAGTCCAATAACACTTTCTTTAAATAAAGCTATAGATTTAGCTTTAGAAAACAGCTATAATACTAGAGCAGCAGCAAATGATATTGCTTCTGCCAAAGAAAAGGTTTGGGAAACTACTACAATTGGCTTACCTCAAATTAATGGTGCTATAGATTATCAAAATTTTTTAAAACAACCAATTACTGTTGCAGATATAAATGGTGATGGAGTAGATGAAGAGTTTGTCTTTGGTACAAAACAGAATGTAAATGCATCTGTAACTTTATCTCAACTCTTGTTTGATGGTACTTACTTAGTAGGTTTACAGTCTGCCAAAACATTTTTAAAAATCTCAGAACAAGCCAAAGAAAAAACAGATTTAGTTACAAGAGAAGCTGTAATTAACGCTTATGGCAATGTTTTAATTTCTGAAAACAGTATTTTAATACTAGAAAACAACATTAAAATTCTTCAAAAAAATTACGATGATGCTAAAAAAATCTATGAAAATGGATTGAATGAAGAAGAAGATGTAGAGCAATTGTTAATTACTTTAGGTGATGTAAAAAATCAACTAAATAGTGTAAAAAGACTAAATGAAATTGCTTATCAAATGTTAAACCTAACACTTGGTAATTCTATTGATACAAAATTGGTTTTAACAGATACTTTAGATTCTTTAACAGAAGAAAACATTACTATAGATTTAGTAGGTGAAACATTCTTGTTCGAAAATCATATAGATTATAGAATTGCAGAGAATGATAGAGAAGCAAAACGTTTAATGATGAGGTTAGAGCAAAGTAAAAACTTACCAAGCTTAAGTGCTTTTGTAAATTATGGAACACAAGCTTTCTCTAACGAGTTTTCGTTCTTTGATAACAACCAAAGATGGTTTCAATCTTCTTTATTAGGTGTAAGTTTAAAGGTGCCTATTTTTAGCAGTTTTGGAAGAAAATCTAAAACAGCACAAGCAAAAATAGCTTTAAATACTGCAGATTTAAGATTAGAAGAAACTAAACAACGTTTAGAATTACAGGCTAAAAAAGCAAAAAGCGATTATCAACTAAGTATAGAAAGCTACCAAACAGCTAAGAAAAATTTAGGTTTAGCAGAAAGAATAGAAAAGAAACAGAGAATTAAGTTTTTCGAAGGCTTATCTTCTAGCTTTAATTTATTACAAGCCCAAACACAATTATACACACAACAACAGAATTATATACAATCTATGCTTAATGTTATTACTAACAAAGCAGCATTAGAAAACGCATTAAACATACCTATTAAATAA
- a CDS encoding efflux RND transporter periplasmic adaptor subunit produces the protein MKKIYSLVLTTLILFSCGDKKEQSIDDVIATKDIKQIRTKKSELDKKVQEISEDIKLLNAQIEELDTLKRVPLVTAITIENEVFTHYLELQGNVKTKQNVLIYPEMPGTLERVLVKEGQKVYKGQVLARIDDGGMSQQVAQLEATTALAKTTFERQEKLWEQKIGSEIQFLQTKTNYEATKSQLAQLKEQLSKSTIRAPFAGVIDNVFKDQGTVVSPGPGSEVFRIVNLGNMFIEADVPESYISDIVTGKEVEIEFPVLGKTLDTKVRQTGNFINPANRTFRVEIGVPNQDRSIKPNLTAKLKINDYTSTEAILIPQSILSENAAGEQYVYKITNLEADFGTATQVVVKTGRTQGDVIEILEGIAVGDKLIKAGARSVKDGQEIKISKS, from the coding sequence ATGAAAAAAATATATTCATTAGTACTTACTACCCTAATTTTATTTTCTTGTGGAGATAAAAAAGAGCAATCTATAGATGATGTAATTGCTACCAAAGACATTAAGCAAATTCGTACCAAAAAATCTGAATTAGATAAAAAAGTACAAGAAATTTCTGAGGATATTAAATTACTAAATGCTCAAATAGAAGAGTTAGATACACTTAAAAGAGTGCCTTTAGTTACAGCAATTACTATAGAAAATGAAGTTTTTACACATTACTTAGAATTGCAAGGAAATGTAAAAACAAAACAAAATGTTTTAATTTATCCAGAAATGCCAGGAACATTAGAAAGAGTTTTGGTTAAAGAAGGGCAAAAAGTTTACAAAGGACAAGTATTAGCAAGAATAGATGATGGTGGAATGTCTCAACAAGTTGCACAATTAGAGGCAACAACTGCTTTAGCTAAAACAACTTTTGAGCGTCAAGAAAAATTATGGGAACAAAAAATTGGTTCAGAAATTCAGTTTTTACAAACCAAAACTAATTATGAAGCTACCAAAAGCCAATTAGCACAACTTAAAGAGCAACTAAGTAAATCTACAATAAGAGCTCCTTTTGCTGGTGTTATAGATAACGTTTTTAAGGATCAAGGAACTGTGGTTTCTCCTGGTCCAGGTTCAGAAGTTTTTAGAATTGTAAACTTAGGTAACATGTTTATAGAAGCAGATGTACCTGAATCTTACATTTCAGATATTGTAACTGGTAAAGAGGTTGAAATTGAATTTCCAGTTTTAGGAAAAACTTTAGATACGAAAGTTCGTCAAACAGGTAACTTTATCAATCCTGCAAACAGAACATTTAGAGTAGAAATTGGTGTGCCAAACCAAGACAGAAGCATTAAACCAAACTTAACTGCAAAACTTAAAATTAACGATTACACTAGCACAGAAGCAATATTAATTCCACAAAGTATTCTTTCAGAAAATGCAGCTGGTGAACAATATGTGTACAAAATAACAAACTTAGAAGCAGATTTTGGAACAGCAACACAAGTAGTTGTAAAAACTGGTAGAACACAAGGAGATGTTATTGAAATCTTAGAAGGCATTGCTGTTGGTGATAAACTAATAAAAGCTGGTGCTAGAAGTGTAAAAGATGGTCAAGAAATTAAAATTTCTAAATCTTAA